The proteins below are encoded in one region of Leucoraja erinacea ecotype New England chromosome 26, Leri_hhj_1, whole genome shotgun sequence:
- the LOC129709719 gene encoding palmitoyl-protein thioesterase 1-like produces the protein MDAQAAGLSLLLLHFTSALQTQPWTVQNNTQLPVVIWHGMGDSCCNPLSMGFIKKLVEEKVPGTYVLSLEIGNGITEDVENSFFMNVNDQVELVCNILSKDKMLQNGYNAMGFSQGGQFLRAVAQRCPSPAMKNLITFGGQHQGVYGLPHCPGESSHVCNWIRKMLNWGAYSSPIQEHLVQAEYWHDPLNEELYRSKSVFLADINQERGINGSYKENLMKLNKFVMVKFLKDSMVVPVDSEWFGFYNAGQAKVTYTLQESDLYHEDRLGLKVMDNAKKLEFLTVDGDHLQFSEEWFITNIIPYLK, from the exons ATGGACGCGCAGGCAGCAGGGTTGTCGCTGCTGCTCCTCCACTTCACCTCCGCTTTGCAGACACAACCATGGACAGTCCAGAACAACACGCAGCTGCCCGTGGTCATATGGCACGGCATGG GTGACAGCTGCTGCAATCCTCTCAGCATGGGATTCATCAAGAAACTGGTGGAAGAAAAAGTTCCCGGAACTTATGTTTTGTCTTTGGAAATTGGGAACGGTATTACAGAG GACGTGGAAAACAGTTTCTTCATGAATGTAAATGACCAGGTAGAGCTGGTGTGCAATATATTATCCAAGGACAAGATGCTGCAGAACGGATATAACGCAATGGGCTTCTCTCAAGGAGGTCAGTTTCT AAGGGCTGTGGCACAGAGATGCCCCTCTCCTGCCATGAAAAACCTCATCACATTTGGAGGCCAACATCAAG GTGTCTATGGTTTACCTCACTGTCCTGGAGAAAGTTCCCATGTCTGCAATTGGATAAGAAAAATGCTGAACTGGGGTGCATATTCAAGTCCAATTCAAGAGCA CTTGGTGCAGGCTGAATACTGGCATGATCCCTTGAATGAAGAGCTCTACAGGAGCAAAAGTGTTTTCTTGGCAGACATCAATCAAGAAAGG GGCATCAATGGAAGCTACAAGGAGAATCTGATGAAGCTGAATAAGTTTGTGATGGTGAAATTTTTGAAAGATTCTATGGTTGTTCCAGTTGATTCAGAG TGGTTTGGTTTCTATAACGCTGGCCAGGCCAAGGTCACGTACACCTTACAGGAGAGTGATCTTTATCATGAG GATCGATTAGGATTGAAAGTGATGGACAATGCAAAGAAACTGGAATTTCTAACAGTGGATGGGGATCATCTTCAGTTCTCAGAAGAATGGTTCATTACCAACATAATTCCTTATCTGAAGTGA